From a single Kryptolebias marmoratus isolate JLee-2015 linkage group LG17, ASM164957v2, whole genome shotgun sequence genomic region:
- the six3b gene encoding homeobox protein SIX3b, with protein MRSQMLGSSLTPRSPLDFLSASRLLLPHFVDAPPHLPGSRSPESPPAAGPPRALPGLCFSAAQIASVCETLEETGDIERLARFLWSLPVTADGRDSISEHESVQRARAVVAFHAGSFRELYRILETHRFTRASHGKLQAMWLEAHYREAEKLRGRPLGPVDKYRVRKKFPLPRTIWDGEQKTHCFKERTRGLLREWYLQDPYPNPGKKRELAHATGLTPTQVGNWFKNRRQRDRAAAAKNRLQHHRVCPERAHTLSGGDCSPDGSAERADGETFLSVTDSDSDLDV; from the exons ATGAGGAGTCAGATGCTGGGTTCCTCCCTGACTCCCAG GTCGCCGCTCGACTTCCTCTCAGCCTCCCGCCTCCTGCTGCCCCACTTCGTGGATGCCCCCCCTCACCTGCCCGGCTCTCGGTCACCGGAGAGCCCTCCCGCCGCCGGCCCCCCGCGCGCCCTCCCAGGCCTCTGCTTCTCCGCGGCGCAGATCGCCAGCGTGTGCGAGACCCTGGAGGAGACCGGGGACATCGAGCGGCTGGCCCGCTTCCTCTGGTCGCTCCCGGTGACCGCGGACGGCCGCGACTCCATCTCCGAGCACGAGTCCGTGCAGCGGGCTCGTGCCGTCGTGGCCTTCCACGCGGGGAGCTTCCGCGAGCTCTACCGCATCCTGGAGACGCATCGCTTCACGCGCGCCTCCCACGGCAAACTTCAGGCGATGTGGCTCGAGGCGCACTACCGCGAGGCGGAGAAGCTCCGCGGGAGGCCGCTCGGGCCCGTGGACAAGTACCGCGTGAGGAAGAAGTTCCCGCTGCCGAGGACCATCTGGGACGGGGAGCAGAAGACGCACTGCTTCAAAGAGCGCACCCGGGGGCTGCTGAGGGAGTGGTACCTGCAGGACCCCTACCCCAACCCGGGGAAGAAGCGGGAGCTCGCGCACGCCACGGGACTGACGCCGACTCAAGTTGGGAACTGGTTCAAAAACCGGAGACAGAGGGACCGCGCggcagcagctaaaaacag GTTGCAGCACCACCGGGTGTGTCCAGAGAGAGCTCATACACTAAGCGGAGGAGACTGCAGCCCTGACGGCAGCGCGGAGCGCGCGGATGGGGAAACTTTCCTCTCAGTGACAGACAGTGACTCGGACCTGGACGTTTGA